In the genome of Magnolia sinica isolate HGM2019 chromosome 2, MsV1, whole genome shotgun sequence, one region contains:
- the LOC131237740 gene encoding polyamine oxidase 1-like isoform X2, with protein sequence MALGRVKKTMAVAVAVVVVLAVHFTRTMALDPTVIVIGAGMSGISAAKMLSDAGIKNLLILEATDRIGGRIHKTNFSGLSVEMGANWVEGVNGPQVNPIWPMVNKLKLKTFFSNYDNLSSNTYQQTGGLYKESFAKAAFDMADKLSEFSTNVSTSLTASRLEDISILASQRLMNMVPSTPIEMALDYYNYDYEFAEPPRVTSLQNTEPLPTFTNFGEDVYFVADPRGYESVVYDIAKQFLATNSAGKITDQRLKLNKVVMEIRYSPSGVIVKTEDGSIYRGGYAMVSASVGVLQTNLINFQPDLPRWKILAIYQFDMAIYTKIFLKFPYKFWPTGNGTEFFLYAHETRGYYPIWQAPVGRVYFTGEHTSEHYNGYVHGAYLAGIDSANMMIGCIKKKICKFQIMPKGT encoded by the exons ATGGCACTGGGGAGGGTAAAGAAGACGATGGCTGTGGCCGTAGCTGTGGTCGTGGTTCTAGCCGTCCATTTCACCCGAACCATGGCTCTGGATCCAACCGTTATTGTGATTGGAGCCGGAATGTCCG ggatATCGGCGGCGAAGATGCTATCGGATGCTGGAATAAAGAACTTGTTAATACTAGAAGCGACGGACAGGATCGGTGGCCGCATTCACAAAACCAACTTCTCCGGGCTATCGGTGGAGATGGGAGCCAACTGGGTGGAGGGAGTCAATGGCCCACAAGTGAATCCTATATGGCCAATGGTGAACAAGCTCAAGCTAAAAACATTCTTCTCCAACTACGACAATCTCTCCTCTAACACTTACCAACAAAC CGGCGGACTTTACAAGGAGTCATTTGCAAAGGCGGCTTTCGATATGGCCGACAAGCTCTCGGAATTCAGCACCAACGTTTCAACTTCCCTCACTGCCTCACGGCTGGAAGATATCTCCATATTGGCATCTCAAAGACTCATGAACAT GGTCCCTTCGACGCCGATTGAGATGGCGCTCGACTACTATAACTACGACTATGAGTTTGCCGAGCCACCACGAGTGACGAGTTTGCAGAACACCGAGCCATTGCCTACGTTCACCAACTTCGGTGAGGATGTCTACTTTGTAGCAGACCCAAGGGGCTATGAAAGTGTGGTGTATGACATAGCCAAACAGTTCCTGGCCACCAACTCGGCTGGGAAGATTACTGATCAACGTCTCAAACTCAACAAG GTGGTGATGGAGATACGCTACTCGCCGAGTGGGGTGATTGTTAAAACGGAGGACGGTTCGATCTACAGAGGAGGGTATGCGATGGTCTCTGCCAGCGTTGGCGTCCTTCAAACCAATCTCATCAACTTCCAGCCCGATTTACCG cgcTGGAAAATCCTGGCCATTTACCAGTTTGACATGGCCATATATACCAAGATATTCTTAAAATTCCCATACAAGTTCTGGCCCACCGGCAACGGTACGGAATTCTTCCTGTACGCCCACGAAACGCGCGGTTATTATCCGATTTGGCAG GCACCAGTCGGACGGGTTTATTTCACTGGGGAACACACCAGTGAGCATTATAATGGCTACgttcatggggcctaccttgcag GTATTGATTCTGCGAATATGATGATTGGCTGCATCAAGAAAAAGATATGCAAATTCCAGATAATGCCTAAGGGTACTTGA
- the LOC131237740 gene encoding polyamine oxidase 1-like isoform X1, producing MALGRVKKTMAVAVAVVVVLAVHFTRTMALDPTVIVIGAGMSGISAAKMLSDAGIKNLLILEATDRIGGRIHKTNFSGLSVEMGANWVEGVNGPQVNPIWPMVNKLKLKTFFSNYDNLSSNTYQQTGGLYKESFAKAAFDMADKLSEFSTNVSTSLTASRLEDISILASQRLMNMVPSTPIEMALDYYNYDYEFAEPPRVTSLQNTEPLPTFTNFGEDVYFVADPRGYESVVYDIAKQFLATNSAGKITDQRLKLNKVVMEIRYSPSGVIVKTEDGSIYRGGYAMVSASVGVLQTNLINFQPDLPRWKILAIYQFDMAIYTKIFLKFPYKFWPTGNGTEFFLYAHETRGYYPIWQQLERAYPGSNALLVTVTDDESRRIEQQPDSETKAEIMEVLRSMFGKNIPDATDILIPRWWSNRFYKGTFSNWPIGVSRYEYDQIRAPVGRVYFTGEHTSEHYNGYVHGAYLAGIDSANMMIGCIKKKICKFQIMPKGT from the exons ATGGCACTGGGGAGGGTAAAGAAGACGATGGCTGTGGCCGTAGCTGTGGTCGTGGTTCTAGCCGTCCATTTCACCCGAACCATGGCTCTGGATCCAACCGTTATTGTGATTGGAGCCGGAATGTCCG ggatATCGGCGGCGAAGATGCTATCGGATGCTGGAATAAAGAACTTGTTAATACTAGAAGCGACGGACAGGATCGGTGGCCGCATTCACAAAACCAACTTCTCCGGGCTATCGGTGGAGATGGGAGCCAACTGGGTGGAGGGAGTCAATGGCCCACAAGTGAATCCTATATGGCCAATGGTGAACAAGCTCAAGCTAAAAACATTCTTCTCCAACTACGACAATCTCTCCTCTAACACTTACCAACAAAC CGGCGGACTTTACAAGGAGTCATTTGCAAAGGCGGCTTTCGATATGGCCGACAAGCTCTCGGAATTCAGCACCAACGTTTCAACTTCCCTCACTGCCTCACGGCTGGAAGATATCTCCATATTGGCATCTCAAAGACTCATGAACAT GGTCCCTTCGACGCCGATTGAGATGGCGCTCGACTACTATAACTACGACTATGAGTTTGCCGAGCCACCACGAGTGACGAGTTTGCAGAACACCGAGCCATTGCCTACGTTCACCAACTTCGGTGAGGATGTCTACTTTGTAGCAGACCCAAGGGGCTATGAAAGTGTGGTGTATGACATAGCCAAACAGTTCCTGGCCACCAACTCGGCTGGGAAGATTACTGATCAACGTCTCAAACTCAACAAG GTGGTGATGGAGATACGCTACTCGCCGAGTGGGGTGATTGTTAAAACGGAGGACGGTTCGATCTACAGAGGAGGGTATGCGATGGTCTCTGCCAGCGTTGGCGTCCTTCAAACCAATCTCATCAACTTCCAGCCCGATTTACCG cgcTGGAAAATCCTGGCCATTTACCAGTTTGACATGGCCATATATACCAAGATATTCTTAAAATTCCCATACAAGTTCTGGCCCACCGGCAACGGTACGGAATTCTTCCTGTACGCCCACGAAACGCGCGGTTATTATCCGATTTGGCAG CAACTGGAGAGGGCATACCCCGGATCAAATGCCCTTCTAGTAACAGTGACAGATGACGAATCAAGACGGATAGAGCAGCAACCTGATTCTGAGACAAAGGCAGAAATCATGGAGGTTTTGAGGAGCATGTTTGGTAAGAATATCCCAGATGCCACCGACATACTCATCCCAAGATGGTGGTCTAACCGTTTCTACAAGGGGACTTTCTCGAATTGGCCAATAGGAGTTAGTCGGTATGAGTATGATCAGATCAGG GCACCAGTCGGACGGGTTTATTTCACTGGGGAACACACCAGTGAGCATTATAATGGCTACgttcatggggcctaccttgcag GTATTGATTCTGCGAATATGATGATTGGCTGCATCAAGAAAAAGATATGCAAATTCCAGATAATGCCTAAGGGTACTTGA